In Juglans regia cultivar Chandler chromosome 13, Walnut 2.0, whole genome shotgun sequence, the DNA window TCATATCTTTTAATGTTTCCCCTGTTCGATCTTATTTCAGTTGCAAAACCTTTGGTTGTGGATGGAAGTGCCAAGTCACATGAACTATTTCTTGCTTATGATCAGTTCTCCCTTGCAGAACTTGAACCTCCTTTGGTTCTCCAGGAGTTTGTTAACCATGGTATATGTGGCAACTGATGCATGAACATCTTCATTGCCATTCCACCAACTACTATAATTTCAAttgaaattctttttgtttcacTTATTATCAGGTGGAATTCTCTTCAAAGTTTATATTGTGGGGGAAATCATAAAGGTTGTAAGGCGTTTCTCTCTACCTAATGTCAGTAAGCGCGAGCTAGAAAAGGTTGCTGGTGTGTTCCGTTTCCCAAGGGTTTCATCTGCTGCAGCTTCTGCAGATGATGCAGATCTGGAACCTAGTGTTGCTGGTGAGATTATTGCATTTGATTTTTTCTCTTCCCAAGAATTTTAGTTTGTTTGAATTTCTATTTTGACtaccttttttctttgtttgattgcatattatatattgtttcttTAACTATGAATCCATCAATGTGTTAGTTCTATCATACAAGAAATGAGGTTTTATGGGTTTTTAAGTGATACTGTGGTTGATCCTTAAATGCCCTCTTTTCTGGTTCATTGTAGAGCTGTTTCATATTATTGCATCAAACTTGTTGTGCCGGTTAAGTGAATTTGAGTGGCTGAGGCATGCAAAGAGCTGCCTCATAAGTTGGCTGCCTCATTACTTTCTGTAATTTTATAATGCAGAACATCCTCCACAACCTTTGCTGGAGAATCTAGCAAGGGAGCTCCGTCTCCGGCTGGTAAGTGTTCTTGGTACTAGTCATTTGTTGCAGCAGTCATGTAAATAGGCCTTGTAATCTGTTCCCAATAACTAGTTATGCTGTATTTTCTAGGGTCTCCGGCTATTCAACATAGATATGATTCGAGAGCATGGGACCAGAGATGTCTTTTATGTCATTGACATCAACTACTTTCCTGGCAAGTATAATCTGTTTGCATTGAAGCCAAATTTACTCTATTTTCTGATTCGATTTAGGTTGAGTTCGGTGGTGGATTCTGAAACACATCATATGTAATGCAAAAAATCATATGTAATGACTTCGGATTGGCTGGTTATTTGCTTTCATTCTTATACGTCTGGAACACATCCATTTTCACTCCcacttttatcaaatatttgttGAGTAGAGCTCTATTTTGTCACTTCACATTACCATCATTACTCAattgtcatttttgttttgatttttcctGGGCTTTCAAATACTTTGAAAGCAAAGGGCTGTAACTTCTTTTAGCTGTTTACTGAAATACAAGTTTTTCCGCTTGTAGTGATTTTAAGCATGATGCATCTTTGACAGGAACAAATCAAGCTTTGGCTAATTTAATAATGGTTTTGAAGATGGCCAATAATTTTACCACAACCCGATGTCGCTGGTTCAAATCCTACAGAGCGTGATTCCGTTCTTGTTAGTTTTTATCAATCAAACATTTAATAGGATTTAATAACTTGCATGTGCCCATAACCTGATTGTGGACTGGGATATGTTCACTGGTTGGATTAGCCCATCGCTAGGCCCATGAAACTGTCAGTTAGTTCACCTAAGCCATTTTTTAGACATGTAAACACGACCGAAtttttcgtgtttttttttttttgtctttattgCACGTTGCGGTTGAAAGTGTAAACGTCATGTCCAATATGCCTAGtttctttttgaattatttatgttagaattGGAGCTTACAAAGGTATCACCCTCCAGGAGATATGAAGCGAATGTGAACGCCTCGTCTCTCTATCACACACTAGCACACTCAAGACACATGCATGAACAATTAACGTTGTCTCatatttatgttttggaagCACTGCAGGGTATGGGAAAATGCCGGACTATGAGCACATATTTACAGATTTCCTGCTGAGCCTTGTGCAGAGCAAACATAAGAAGAGACCTGCTGCTTAATGATTAGAAGAGGCTTGTACAAGATATATCTGGTATATGATGCTTACTACTGCAGGTGTTGGCCCCCCTTGGCCTTGGAGATTGAAGAACAGTCAAATCTAATTTTTACTTGTGTAATTACTGGCTGGTATGAAATGTCCCTTGCTCATGGCCACTACCATGTACAAAAGGTTCTCAGTTCAAACTAAAGctcttttaaattttctgaTATTCCGTGCTGTTTCTAGGCCAAATGAGCAAATGTCTGGTGTTCGTGTTTCCACATAAACTTCCATTCGAGACTAATCACAACTTTCCAATTTGTTTGGGAGCAGCGACTGATTCTCTGATCTTCTCGTAAAAGGATTCTACTGGTTCCCTTCTCTGAcacaatttctcaaccaatCAAATCCTGTAATTGATGAACAAGTGAAGCTTTACGTTACGACCAGTCTTCtactgtttttaattttttgtttttgaggtGTTATTAGCTTTCGGTTTATAGACTTCAGCTTCTTTATGGCGTTTTGTTCCTGATGATTCAAACCGTGGCTGCTAAGCTAATTTCCTGCACAATTTCCCTTTGGTGTTTGCCAGTATTTGTGTTGTCCGAGATAATatttagagattaaaaaaaaaaaaaaacactgttGCCAGTAAATCATGAAACCCAGCTGTTGCGTTTAAAATAGGATCCTCTGGGAATGTATTTTGGTTTTATACAAAGCTCGATGGTAATCAGAATGTTGCATTGCATCCGTTGAACAAGATCACTAGAAGTTTAACAAACCTAcacatgctgcatgcatgataAGAATATTATTCCCATGATCAGTGAGAAGGGGGGGGCAACAGTAATTGAACGGGCAACAGTAATTGAACATAGGTGACAAATGAACTTCAATTCTGACAGGGAATTGATCATaagctcttttatttttcttgcccGCAATCATCTTAACCTTCAATTTAGCCAGATTGCATGTGCACAAGGAGTATCAACTTCTGGAGCAATCAAAACTTGAGAGCAAAGATCAGCCAACATATGATGCATGTTTTATTAATTCGAATTACGGCTATACAAAAATACAATGCACAATAACTAAGTGAAAAAGGATTTATCAGAAGGTCCAGCTCTGTAcaaaatatacacatatacattgATAATCTTCCATTTACCAAAACGGGCACCACCTGAAACAGGCAAATAAGTAGTGATTATTAGATATCGGGATTTCCTGAATTCATAGTTGATCAAACACTATCGGCAAGTAGATGGTTACAAGGTTCTAAAATTCATAGTTTTGCGGGTATGACAAATCAGGAGTGTTGTGATCGACAGAACTTTCATTTCAGAACATCTTTCACGTGATTAGCCTTGGCcatgcatatttttaataaagcttcTTATTTAccgacaaaaaaataataataaatgtgtaaCGTTCATAAAGTAaatggttatgtgatttatatatatcatgtctgAAAGAAAGAGAACATCAAGGCGAAGAAAATAATGCAACATCTTACCCGACAAAATTTTGGCACAAATTTTCCTGCGATGTAGCTTGGATAATCAACTTTTGAACTTGCAGTTTAACAGATAATCCATGATCAACTTCACGGGTATCTCCAGAAATTAAGGTGCTCTGGTCAACACCATGTTGGACAGAACTCGTGGATACAGGACAAGTGGAAAAATCACGTCCAGTAAGTTTATTACTCATTCGAGCCATTACAACTACAGCACGCTCATTCAAGACCTCATTAGCATCACCGAGTTGATTAACAGCCTGCACAACCAATTGATAATATAAGAGCAACTCGGTAAAACAATTCCATATCCTCTGACAATCAAGGTTCTAACGTACCTGAAGAAGTTCCCTTTCCCGAGCACCCCGTTGAGGTTGAGCAAACTCTTTATTTGGAGCAGAGTCTTCATCGTTCACAACAGGGGGAACATTAGTGCTTGCAAACACTGACATTTGTGGGACTTCATTGAAGTTGAAAAGACGCCAATTGATTAGAGGATCGTGAACAAAGGCCTGTAATACGTATACCTTAGGATCAACTTCCTTATTCTATCATTTCAAATAAGCaatattttctatttcattAAGGACCAAAGTCACAATCATTGCTCGctctttttttatcttaaaatgaGCATACCCCACAATCATGGTCATTGATCCATTAAACTGAATAATATTTACccattcaatattttatttctacagcTTGTATGTATAACCATATGGGGGAGATTGTCTCGCCGTCCATCCATGTAATTAGATCTAAAACATTAACTTTTCCTGAAGGCAAAGCTTACAGACTCAAAACAGAACATAGGACTTCTAGTCTTTACCTCCATCATAGCCATGACACACTCTCTATTCGTTCGGAGAACTTGCATCACATTTTCACAAGTTGAACGGAAATTACCCTCAATACCACTAACCTCCATGGCTTTCACAAGCATTCTAGTCAAGCGGAAGGGCACCTACATTaagaattctaaaatataagatttttaatctaTAAAAACCCACCAAGCTTGAGGCATATTACCACAAATGACAAACCTTCTCAGGAAACTTCTCCCGGTTCATTGAAGCTTCAAAGCAGTCACCGAAATCAATATGCAAGATCTTGCCGCTGCGACAGAACACTAAAATGTAAGATGCTGCAAAATTCAACAAAAGCAGGCCTAAATGCTTCGCTTACTATAAGATACCTAGAGCGGGGCAGCATAAGATTACTTGGGTGTCGATCACCTAAGCCAAGAAGGTAACCCACCTGaaataagaaaaacttattTAGCTCacttcaaaacttaaaattacacgagaatattacttataaaaaaaatgagcaaatgagtaaaaaaaaaaaaaacttgcagaCACCCTCGTGAAATAAGTTGTCAAGCCTTGATATGGACCGGTTAGCATCATGATGCTTAATGacactaaattagtatgaactCACGTCTATGTGCAATGAGATCGTTGAAATGTGATTATCTTAACAATGGGCACTCTAGAGATGCAAGTTTTAGAGATAGACTCAACATctgaaacatttattttctattttgtctttcttttttttttttttttttttttgggggggggggtaagGGATGGGAGGATTTAGTACAAATCATAGAGAGCCACAACGTACATGGGAAGCATACAAGAGagaaggaataaaaatatatatgaatatgaaGGATGGTACAAAGGCAAACAGATACCATGCTCATGACAGCTAAACTTCTGGTATAATTTGTCCTCCTCTCTAGCCATACCTCAGAAGTGCTACTTTTTAACCAAAGAACCTGTCAAAAGCCAATTCTATGCAGCACTGAGAAGTAACAATAGAACAAAAGCAACAGGCATAGAGCAAGAATAAATACCCTTGCTAGGTCATTTCCTTCAGTATTTTTCAGGGCATACTCAAATACTTCCACTTTAGCAATAAGTGGCAAATGGTCATAATCTGGGGCGAAACTCAACATATATTTGTGCTCTTGATTCAGGGCAATCTGAAACCATGAAATGTTTAATCAAGCAAGCTATGCAGTTACCCTCAAAGGCCCACACAATCACTCAACAACATGGGCAAATATACAACATAGAGATAAGGGacatgtgagagagagagaggcttcaACTGACCTTTCTCGCATTCCTGTACTCCCGGATGAGATGGTAGAGGGTATCACAATTTGGGACCCAACCAATCAATCCACTGTTGGGAGACAAGGGAATGACAGAATATCGTTGAATAGACAGATCCTTTTCTCCAGTTTTCCTAGAATTCTCGAGCAGTGTATTCACCAAACCAAAAAGCTGGCAAGAACAAGTATGTTAGGGTATGTTAGTGCCCGACAGAAGtgaaaaaatcacaatatttatttagaaaatagaaaaaagatatCCTTTAAAACCTGGAAACCTGAACTTACCTGCATGACACGTTCATCTTGGCGTAAATCTTCATGTCCCTTTAGCAAGAAGGCATGATCATTACCATCACTCCCACGAATCGTTAACTTCCGAGGTCGCTGTTTAGATGGTATAATACCGAGTTGAGGTGTGAATGACGCAATTGTCACCACCGGTGAATCTGAAATATGACAAGGTGATTAATATTGGAGTTCACCTCAAAAGGTCTAATCCTAGCACGTTGCGATGAAAATATATGCTCAAACATACCAGCTCGATAAGTTCCAGGAACAGCTAGCTCCAAATTGCGGCATTCTAACAACTCCGGAGACACAGACTTGTTTCCAttggttaaaaaaatgttaatgcAATTATAATGGACAAAAAGCTCATGAAAATGGAGATTCTTCTTACTCGCAGGTCCAGGGTAGTAAGACTTAGAAGCTGCTTATCTATCCTTCTGAATACATGATAATAGAGATCCCATGCCTGACCAAGACATTCCTTAAAATATTAGGACCCATGATTTATGactattcaaaagaaaaatgcagaGTAAGACCCTAAGCCACCCATAACCTATGTCTGGGCAGAGAGCAGAGGACAAGCTTATAACCATGACACGGATGACACCTTAGAACCACAAAGTAAAATCTGGGGTAAGAGCAACTGCCTGCAGATAAGAGGATTCAAAGTACGGATGCACAGAGCGTCCAGATTGCTCATACCAAGGTGTACGAGatatttattgagtaaaaaaatataataga includes these proteins:
- the LOC108992384 gene encoding inositol-tetrakisphosphate 1-kinase 3-like isoform X2, whose translation is MRLNGEIQPEEEERKVTDSFNSQTYSIGIGFPHSQSHDLVVGYALTSKKKKSFLQPKLLCLARNKGIFFVAIDLNRPLSDQGPFDVVLHKLSGKDWCANIENYRQKNPEVTVLDPPYAIEHLHNRQSMLQDVADLNLSDCHGKVGVPRQLVITKDPSSIPCEVNKAGLKLPLVAKPLVVDGSAKSHELFLAYDQFSLAELEPPLVLQEFVNHGGILFKVYIVGEIIKVVRRFSLPNVSKRELEKVAGVFRFPRVSSAAASADDADLEPSVAEHPPQPLLENLARELRLRLGLRLFNIDMIREHGTRDVFYVIDINYFPGTNQALANLIMVLKMANNFTTTRCRWFKSYRA
- the LOC108992384 gene encoding inositol-tetrakisphosphate 1-kinase 3-like isoform X3, whose product is MRLNGEIQPEEEERKVTDSFNSQTYSIGIGFPHSQSHDLVVGYALTSKKKKSFLQPKLLCLARNKGIFFVAIDLNRPLSDQGPFDVVLHKLSGKDWCANIENYRQKNPEVTVLDPPYAIEHLHNRQSMLQDVADLNLSDCHGKVGVPRQLVITKDPSSIPCEVNKAGLKLPLVAKPLVVDGSAKSHELFLAYDQFSLAELEPPLVLQEFVNHGGILFKVYIVGEIIKVVRRFSLPNVSKRELEKVAGVFRFPRVSSAAASADDADLEPSVAEHPPQPLLENLARELRLRLGLRLFNIDMIREHGTRDVFYVIDINYFPGYGKMPDYEHIFTDFLLSLVQSKHKKRPAA
- the LOC108992384 gene encoding inositol-tetrakisphosphate 1-kinase 3-like isoform X1 — encoded protein: MRLNGEIQPEEEERKVTDSFNSQTYSIGIGFPHSQSHDLVVGYALTSKKKKSFLQPKLLCLARNKGIFFVAIDLNRPLSDQGPFDVVLHKLSGKDWCANIENYRQKNPEVTVLDPPYAIEHLHNRQSMLQDVADLNLSDCHGKVGVPRQLVITKDPSSIPCEVNKAGLKLPLVAKPLVVDGSAKSHELFLAYDQFSLAELEPPLVLQEFVNHGGILFKVYIVGEIIKVVRRFSLPNVSKRELEKVAGVFRFPRVSSAAASADDADLEPSVAEHPPQPLLENLARELRLRLGLRLFNIDMIREHGTRDVFYVIDINYFPGKYNLFALKPNLLYFLIRFRLSSVVDSETHHM